In one Balaenoptera musculus isolate JJ_BM4_2016_0621 chromosome 20, mBalMus1.pri.v3, whole genome shotgun sequence genomic region, the following are encoded:
- the HAP1 gene encoding LOW QUALITY PROTEIN: huntingtin-associated protein 1 (The sequence of the model RefSeq protein was modified relative to this genomic sequence to represent the inferred CDS: deleted 2 bases in 1 codon), protein MRPKELGQGSAGDWPGPGDPAAVTPAPPPAANPAPEPSAEPEPAPVQVPAAGLGAGSGSATVSGPSAGARPASKAGSEAGAQRASAFLAVQGNAQSVPNNSDAPWTRFIFQGPFGPRAAGLGTGKAAGIWKTPAAYIGRRPGVSGPERAAFIRELEEALCPDLRPPVKKITQEDVKVMLSLLEERERDLNTAARIGQSLVKQNSVLMEENSKLEAMLGSAREEILHLRHQVSLRDDLLQLFSDSDDDEEEEEEEEEEDEGEEEEEQGHDHSYEASDPTPLTESESHRCPQLEALQEQLRLLEEENEQLREEVSQLDDLEEEEQMFILDCVEQFSEASQQMVELSEVLALRLENYEQQQREVAQLRAQVMKLQRCCRSYGAEAEKLQQQLASEKEIQMQLQDELQDLREKYSECGSMLIEAQEEVKTLRQQASTGSVTHYTYTVPLEALPDFQETLAEELRMSIRRIISDPVFFMERNYEVTTEETSDLGYELHHSEDREQEQGLEAEEGPMSAEHFVPAEELGATERLPAEEGVTEEAELVSEEAEAWEEVELELDEATQMNVVMSALEASGLGPSHLDMKYVLQQLANWQDAHYRQQLRQKMLQKGSPTLQQWQQQAKTNMGGGIVEEQLGVPTQDFRRLEEERVNHPPRAWEEEGPSGATQAIGTKASASKGRSRTSPLGESEGRESPALRSSWRYQRLCCFPAACRGPTDSLRPLIPLPGQAPPSPDLPSLAQKPDPRSVTSPPAVLMNLGRNLRAQALTLFWDRLKEPRPSFCSWCKSCGCWAWITWWPQGRKKPRGRPTSYQTPL, encoded by the exons ATGCGCCCGAAAGAGTTGGGACAGGGTTCAGCCGGCGACTGGCCGGGACCCGGCGATCCGGCAGCAGTCACTCCAGCTCCTCCGCCCGCAGCCAATCCCGCTCCAGAGCCCTCCGCCGAGCCTGAACCCGCCCCTGTGCAGGTACCGGCGGCAGGACTGGGAGCAGGATCCGGATCCGCAACCGTCTCGGGACCCTCAGCGGGAGCTCGCCCGGCCTCCAAGGCTGGATCGGAGGCAGGAGCCCAGCGCGCGTCCGCATTCTTGGCAGTCCAGGGGAATGCCCAGTCCGTGCCCAACAACTCGGACGCGCCGTGGACTCGCTTCATATTCCAAGGTCCATTTGGGCCCCGGGCCGCTGGCTTGGGGACTGGAAAGGCAGCGGGCATCTGGAAGACGCCGGCTGCCTACATCGGCCGGCGGCCTGGGGTGTCGGGCCCCGAGCGCGCCGCCTTTATTCGGGAGCTGGAGGAAG CGCTGTGTCCTGACCTACGCCCACCAGTCAAGAAGATCACCCAAGAAGATGTCAAAGTGATGTTAAGTTTGCTAGAGGAG AGAGAGCGGGACCTGAACACGGCAGCTCGCATTGGCCAGTCCCTGGTGAAACAGAACAGTGTTCTGATGGAGGAGAACAGCAAGCTGGAAGCCATGCTGGGCTCGGCCAGGGAGGAG ATTTTACATCTCAGACACCAGGTGAGCCTGCGGGATGACCTCCTTCAGCTTTTCTCAGACTCTGATGacgatgaggaggaggaggaggaagaagaagaggaggacgagggggaggaagaagaagagcagGGGCATGATCATTCCTATGAAGCTTCAGACCC GACTCCTCTGACAGAGTCAGAGTCACACCGCTGCCCGCAGCTGGAGGCCCTGCAGGAGCAGCTGCGGCTGCTGGAGGAGGAGAATGAGCAGCTTCGAGAGGAG gTCTCTCAACTCGATGACCttgaggaggaggagcagatgTTCATCCTGGATTGTGTGGAGCAGTTTT cGGAGGCCAGCCAGCAGATGGTCGAGCTGTCGGAGGTGCTGGCACTCAGGTTGGAGAACTATGAACAGCAGCAGAGGGAGGTTGCCCAGTTGCGGGCCCAGGTCATGAAGCTGCAGCGGTGCTGCCGGTCG TATGGGGCTGAGGCTGAGAAGTTGCAGCAGCAGCTGGCTTCGGAGAAAGAAATCCAGATGCAGCTCCAGGATGAG CTGCAGGACCTACGGGAGAAGTACTCCGAGTGTGGGAGCATGCTGATTGAGGCCCAGGAGGAGGTGAAGACCCTCCGCCAGCAAGCGTCCACTGGCTCTGTCACCCACTACACGTACACTGTACCTCTG GAGGCACTTCCTGATTTCCAGGAGACCCTGGCTGAGGAGCTCAGAATGTCTATAAGGAGGATTATCTCAGACCCTGTGTTTTTTATGGAAAG GAATTATGAAGTGACTACAGAGGAGACCTCAGATCTGGG ATATGAGCTGCACCACAGTGAGGATCGAGAGCAGGAGCAGGGGCTCGAGGCAGAGGAGGGGCCGATGTCGGCTGAGCATTTCGTGCCTGCGGAGGAGCTGGGGGCCACAGAGAGG CTGCCAGCTGAGGAGGGGGTGACggaagaggcagagctggtgtctgaggaggctgaggcctgggaagaggtggagctggagctggatgAGGCAACGCAGATGAATGTGGTCATGTCAGCCCTGGAGGCCAGCGGCTTGGGCCCCTCGCACCTGGACATGAAGTATGTCCTCCAGCAACTGGCCAACTGGCAGGACGCCCATTACAGGCAGCAGCTGAGGCAGAAGATGCTCCAGAAAG gCTCCCCAACCCtgcagcagtggcagcagcaggcCAAAACAAACATGGGGGGCGGGATCGTGGAGGAGCAGCTGGGGGTGCCAACCCAGGACTTTCggaggctggaggaggaaagGGTCAATCAccctcccagggcctgggaggaagaGGGGCCTTCTGGGGCCACCCAGGCCATTGGGACGAAAGCCTCTGCCAGCAAGGGCCGCAGTCGGACCAGTCCCCTGGGTGAGTCTGAAG GCCGTGAGAGCCCTGCCTTGAGGAGCTCATGGAGATATCAAAG GCTTTGCTGTTTCCCAGCAGCCTGCAGAGGCCCCACAGACAGCCTGAGGCCCCTCATTCCGCTGCCTGGCCAagccccaccctccccagacCTCCCTTCCCTGGCTCAGAAACCGGACCCCCGATCTGTCACCAGCCCACCCGCTGTCCTGATGAACCTGGGCCGGAACTTGAGGGCCCAAGCCTTGACCCTCTTCTGGGACAGGCTGAAGGAACCCCGGCCCTCGTTCTGTAGCTGGTGCAAAAGCTGTGGCTGCTGGGCCTGGATCACTTGGTGGCCCCAGGGACGTAAGAAGCCCAGGGGGAGGCCAACCAGCTACCAGACTCCGCTCTGA